From the Desulfomonilia bacterium genome, one window contains:
- a CDS encoding MFS transporter, translated as MVEDYGRLSVPTKLGYGVGDLGANIVFTTVNFFLMYFLTDISLLSASLAGLSMMAVRLVDACTDPMIGYLSDRTHTRWGRRRPYILFGSIVAGVFFWLLFTRLDIQSPILKFAYFTFIYLVFFVSYSAVNVPYSALTPDMTRNFNERTNLTGYRMSCAIIGSLVAAGATKMLVGKFPDEATGFSMVALIYGAAFIVFSSIVFFSVKETGSSAAPEDTGSALRLYIGAFRNMPFVLAALTYILHTVAVVIISSTLVYYFKYYICKESHLSTIFLTLLGIAVLCIPVWVTISKKTGKKFAYNTGMVIFAAAIFGIFFVSPGQIAMIYILTGIAGFGFSTFFVLPWAIVPDTIEYNEYMTGQRNEGIFYGIWSFGPKLGSALASLLVGLALSISGYIPNAAVQPDCVLLGIRVVLCIIPVAIILLGVAFMSFYPISRQMYEKIVRETRKER; from the coding sequence ATGGTTGAAGATTACGGCAGGCTGAGCGTCCCGACAAAGCTCGGATATGGAGTTGGCGATCTCGGTGCAAACATTGTTTTCACAACGGTTAATTTCTTTCTGATGTATTTTCTGACCGACATCTCCCTTCTGTCGGCATCGCTCGCGGGCTTATCCATGATGGCCGTCCGTCTTGTGGATGCATGCACTGACCCGATGATTGGATATCTTTCCGACAGAACACATACGAGATGGGGGAGGAGGAGGCCGTACATACTGTTTGGTTCAATAGTGGCCGGCGTTTTCTTTTGGCTTCTTTTCACGAGACTCGATATTCAATCACCGATACTCAAGTTTGCCTATTTTACCTTCATCTATCTCGTGTTTTTCGTCTCATATTCCGCAGTCAACGTCCCGTATTCCGCGCTTACGCCGGATATGACCAGGAACTTCAACGAACGTACGAACCTGACAGGTTACAGGATGTCATGCGCTATCATAGGATCGCTGGTCGCTGCGGGCGCCACCAAGATGCTGGTCGGAAAATTCCCCGACGAGGCAACCGGTTTCAGCATGGTGGCGTTAATATACGGTGCTGCATTCATTGTATTTTCCTCAATTGTATTTTTCAGCGTAAAAGAAACGGGCAGCTCCGCTGCCCCTGAAGATACAGGATCGGCTCTGCGGCTTTACATCGGTGCATTCAGAAACATGCCCTTCGTACTTGCCGCCTTGACGTACATACTCCACACGGTGGCTGTCGTCATCATCAGCTCGACGCTCGTTTATTACTTCAAATACTATATATGCAAAGAAAGTCACTTGAGCACGATATTCCTGACGCTTTTGGGCATCGCCGTGCTCTGCATCCCTGTATGGGTTACAATAAGCAAGAAGACGGGTAAGAAATTCGCGTACAATACGGGTATGGTGATATTTGCCGCGGCTATTTTTGGTATATTCTTTGTCTCACCCGGTCAGATTGCAATGATCTATATCCTTACCGGTATAGCCGGATTCGGTTTCTCCACCTTCTTCGTACTGCCGTGGGCCATTGTTCCGGATACCATAGAATACAATGAATATATGACGGGACAGAGAAATGAGGGGATATTCTACGGCATATGGAGTTTCGGTCCGAAACTGGGGAGTGCACTTGCAAGCCTGCTTGTCGGGCTGGCGCTTTCCATTTCGGGCTATATCCCGAATGCGGCGGTACAGCCGGATTGTGTGCTTCTTGGTATACGTG
- a CDS encoding alpha-amylase family glycosyl hydrolase, which produces MSETTAWWRDAVIYQLYPRSFMDSNNDGIGDLNGIISKLDYLNDGTETSLGIDAIWLNPVYPSPQYDFGYDIINHCDIDPQYGTMEDFERLLKEAHSRGIRIIMDYVPSVTSHLNPWFLESRSSRTNPKRDWYIWKETKGRGIYPNNWMGFFGGRAWEWDNKTQSYYYHNSLPEQPDLNWRNPEVEKAMLDVVRFWFEKGVDGFRIDVLNYAYKDRYLRSNPLCIGRRPYEMQRHIHDKDLPEAYGLAGKLRAVAEEYGDRMLVAEIFSPDVDFACGFLGDDNDGVHMVFNFSFMNAGFSAPRLRDEILKSENTFGLKGWPAYFLSNHDHIRHITRFEKGGFASEKAFVSAALILTLRGTPFIYMGEEIGMKEGRLKRHEIMDPPGRRYWPFFKGRDGARTPMQWNGAENSGFSSTKPWLRVNPDYAHLNVEFQSVNPDSLLNHYRKLIRLRKDHAALRCGSLKMLDSHPDVLAYMREGESENLAVCLNFSNEVRTVAIKGFESRKAVRIFSYPYISAPETSCSRITVPPYGVMIIAV; this is translated from the coding sequence ATGAGTGAGACAACTGCGTGGTGGCGGGATGCCGTCATATATCAGCTTTATCCGAGAAGCTTCATGGACTCCAACAACGACGGCATCGGCGACCTGAACGGGATAATTTCAAAGCTCGATTACCTGAACGACGGTACCGAGACCTCACTGGGCATAGATGCGATATGGCTCAACCCTGTTTATCCTTCTCCCCAGTATGATTTCGGATATGACATAATCAATCATTGCGATATAGATCCGCAATACGGGACTATGGAAGATTTTGAACGCCTCCTGAAAGAGGCGCACAGCCGCGGCATCAGAATTATAATGGATTATGTTCCGAGCGTCACATCTCATCTCAATCCATGGTTTCTTGAGTCGCGTTCGAGCCGCACAAATCCCAAGCGCGACTGGTATATCTGGAAAGAGACGAAAGGCCGCGGAATATATCCCAATAACTGGATGGGCTTTTTCGGCGGCAGAGCCTGGGAGTGGGACAACAAGACGCAGTCTTATTATTACCACAACTCGCTTCCTGAGCAGCCCGATCTGAACTGGAGGAATCCCGAGGTCGAAAAGGCCATGCTGGACGTGGTGCGCTTCTGGTTTGAAAAGGGAGTCGACGGATTCCGCATAGATGTTTTGAATTATGCATACAAGGACAGGTATCTGAGAAGCAATCCCTTATGCATCGGCAGGCGTCCTTATGAGATGCAGAGGCATATTCATGACAAGGATTTGCCCGAGGCATATGGGCTGGCCGGAAAACTCAGGGCCGTTGCAGAAGAATACGGTGACAGGATGCTCGTTGCCGAAATATTCAGTCCCGATGTCGATTTCGCGTGCGGTTTTCTGGGAGATGATAATGACGGTGTGCATATGGTGTTCAACTTCTCATTCATGAATGCAGGTTTCAGCGCGCCGAGGTTGAGGGATGAGATTCTGAAATCGGAAAACACCTTCGGCCTGAAAGGATGGCCTGCCTACTTTTTGTCGAACCACGACCATATCAGGCATATAACCAGGTTCGAAAAGGGCGGATTTGCATCTGAAAAGGCGTTTGTATCCGCTGCACTGATCCTGACGCTCAGAGGCACCCCGTTCATTTATATGGGTGAAGAAATCGGTATGAAGGAAGGCCGCCTGAAGAGGCATGAGATAATGGATCCTCCCGGCAGGAGATACTGGCCATTTTTCAAAGGACGCGACGGCGCAAGAACACCCATGCAGTGGAATGGAGCGGAAAACTCCGGATTTTCTTCAACGAAGCCGTGGCTCAGGGTAAATCCTGACTATGCTCATTTGAATGTCGAGTTTCAATCCGTCAATCCGGACTCACTGTTGAATCATTACAGGAAACTTATTCGTCTCAGAAAGGATCATGCTGCCTTGAGGTGCGGTTCATTGAAAATGCTGGATTCCCATCCCGATGTCCTGGCATACATGAGGGAAGGCGAAAGCGAGAATCTAGCCGTATGCCTTAACTTTTCAAATGAGGTGCGAACAGTCGCGATCAAGGGCTTTGAATCAAGGAAGGCTGTACGGATTTTCTCATATCCTTATATCTCTGCACCTGAGACAAGTTGCAGCAGGATCACCGTGCCACCTTATGGAGTAATGATTATCGCAGTGTGA